In bacterium, the genomic window GAAATCAATCGAGATCGGCGCGTTGTCCTTGGTGATGCAGGTCTGCGCGGGGATCTCGAGGAACGCCTCCCGGAGGTCTACCCACACCGCCTTGTCGATGATCGGGATCATCCTATGGTGCTCCCTTCCCGCCGCGCAGTCCCTTCGCCTTCACCGGACCGGCGCCCCCCCCCGCAGCTCCGCGGGGGATTCATTTAGCAAGTGCCTTGAGGCTCCGCTCCAGGAGGCGGGCGTCTCCGAGACGTTTTGAACACGCCGCAAATGCCTCGGTAGGGCCGCGCCACCGCAGTTCGTCCACGTCGCGGAAGAGGCGCGCGTCGGTCCTGAGCGTCGCCAGATCCTTAAACAGGAGCGCCGCCTCGCGCCGTTCCTCGCTCAACGCGGCAGGCGGGAAGTTCTCGATGACGCCGTATCGGTTCACCAACCGTGCCGCCTTAACCGGACCGATTCCCGGAATGCCCGGATATCCGTCCGCCGAGTCGCCGACCAGCGCGAGGAAGTCGGGAATCAGGACGGGTGCCACCCCGAACTTGGCGCGAACCCCCTCCGCGTCGAGGATTTTGTGGTTCTTCCGGTCAACCTGCACCACCCGGGCGCCCCGGACGCACTGCGCCAGGTCCTTGTCGGGCGTCCAGATGCAGACTCTCTCCACCTCCTCATTGCCGGACGCGATCTGCGCCGCGGAGGCAAGTCCATCATCGGCCTCGAGATCGGTCATCGGCCAGACGGCGACCCCCATCGCCCTGAGCGCGTCTTCCAGCGGGCGAAATTGGGCCAGGAGCGCGGGCTCGATGCCTTCCCCGGTCTTGTATCCGGACCACAGATCGTTGCGAAAGGATTCGATGACGTGATCGGTCGCCACGCCGACGTGAGTCGCTCCCGTCTCGATCATCTGCAATATCGAGTGCAACACGCCGTTGACGGCGCCAAATGGCGAATCCTCGCCCGTGTTGAAGCGGCGCAGGCCGTAGAAGTGACGGAACAGCTCGTATGTGCCGTCCAAGAGATGAACAATCATCGGTGCGTTCGTGCCGGATATCCGCAAACGCCTTCACCGTCTCCTTCCGCCACCAATGATGCCGCAGCGCATTGAAGGACTGCGGCCACCGGCTGTTGGAAGAGCAGCCGTCTGATTGGTGGGAGGGTCAAGCGGGGCGACCGACGCCGCCGCCGAACGATACGGGAGGACGGCGGACGCGCAACGCGGAGAGGTCGTCATGAGACCAGGCGAGATCGGGGGCATTCATCACATTACGGCGATTGCCGGCGACCCCCAAGGCAACGTAGATTTTTATGCGGGGATCCTGGGCCTGCGCCTCGTCAAGCAGACGGTCAACTACGACGATCCCGGGACGTACCACCTGTACTTTGGGGACCAGGTCGGGCGTCCGGGGACGATCCTCACGTTTTTCCCCTGGCCGGGCGCCCCCCGAGGACGCCACGGCGTGGGGCAGGCGACCATCGTCTCATTTGCCGTTCCTCCGCACTCCCTGGGATTTTGGGAGGCGCGCCTCAGGACTCGCGAGATAGGGGTCGAGAGACGGGAGTCCCCCTTCGATGAACCCCTGCTCGAATTCTCGGACCCCGACGGGCTCCAACTTGAACTCGTCGCGGATTCCCGGCCCGATCCCGGACGTGCGTGGGCCGCGCCGTCCGTCCCGGTCTCGCAGGCAATCCGAGGGTTCCACAGCGTCGCCCTGCTCGAGCGGGGGTACGATGACACCGAAGCGCTGTTGACCGAGGTCATGGGCTTCCGTCTTGCGCAGACGGTGGGGCACCGCCGCCGGTACGTCGTGGGTGACGGGGGCCTCGCCACCTGGGTGGACGTCGTCGGTGGGCCGGACGCCCCGCCCGGGCACGTGGCGGTCGGCACGGTGCACCACGTGGCCTGGCGGACGCCGGACGAGGCGGCTCAGCAGGGGTGGCGGCGGAGGCTCATCGAGGAGGGGCTCAGCGTGACGCCGGTGAGAGACCGTCAGTACTTCCGGTCGATCTACTTTCGCGAACCGGGCGGCGTGCTGTTCGAGATCGCGACCGAAGGGCCCGGTTTTGCCGTCGACGAGCCGCCGGACGCGTTGGGCGCGCAGCTGACGTTGCCGCCGTGGCTGGAACCTCAACGCGGGGTTCTCACCGCCCGGCTGCCCGAGCTGCACGTGCCGCGGCCCGGTCCGCGGTAGGAGGTTCGAGATGCGTGACACGGAGGCGTGGCCCGCGTTGCCGCTCGAAGCGTGGCGGGAGACGCGCGATACGCTGCACATGTGGACGCAGATCGTCGGCAAGATCCGGCTCAAACTCACGCCGCACGTGAATCATTGGTGGGAGGTTCCGTTCTACCTGACATCGCGCGGTCTGACCACCACGCCGATTCCGTACGGCGACGGTACGTTTGACGCGGCGTTCGATTTCATTGATCACGTCCTGGCGCTCCAGACGAGCAGCGGACGGACCGAGACGATCGCCCTCCGGCCTCGATCGGTCGCCGACTTCTATCACGATGTCATTGGGACGCTCCAGCGGCTCGCGATCGACGTCAGAATCTGGACGAAGCCGTCGGAATACCCGAACCCGATCCGCTTCGAGGAGGACCGCCGGCACGCGTCGTATGATGCGGCCTACGCGCATCGATTCTGGCGCATTCTGCTGCGGGCCGACACCATCCTCAAGGAGTTCCGGGGGCGCTTTATCGGCAAGGCGAGCCCGGTGCACTTCTTCTGGGGCGGCTTCGATCTGGCCGTGACGCGATTTTCGGGGCGCCGCGCGCCGCCCATCGAGGGTGCCGACTCCATGACCCGCGAAGGGTACTCCCACGAGGTGAGCAGCTGCGGCTTCTGGACCGGGAGCGGCGGTATCATTGATGCCGCGTTTTACTCGTACGCGGCGCCGGAGCCGCCCGGGTTCAAGGAGGCCCGCATCCGTCCGGCGGCGGCATCCTACAGCGCAGAGTTCTCCAACTTCGTCCTGATGTACGAGGACGTGCGATCCGCGGCGGATCCGCGGGCAACCGTGCTCGAGTTCCTTCAGAGCACGTACGAGGCCGCGGCGACGCTCGGACAATGGGACCGCGCCAACCTAGAATTTCCGTAGGGCCGCGTGCCCCCTGAATTTGTGCACCGCTTTGTGCGCGGACAACGGGCCGGCGGTCCGGTGCGGCGCGCGCGCGCGACGCGGGTCAGACACCCGGCGCCCCCTGCGTGTTTACGTACAGCGAATAGAGCGACGTGCTGGCCGCCATGAACAGCCGGTTCCGCCGCAGCCCGCCGAAGCAGAGATTCGCGCAGCGTTCGGGGAGCGCGATGTGGCCGATGGGCTCGCCGGCCGGGGAGAAGATGCGGACGCCGTCCAGTTCGGGCTCGCCCATCCCCCACCCGCACCAGAGATTGCCGTCAACGTCGCAGCGGAAGCCGTCCGGTGTGCCCGGGCCGGCGTCGATCAGCACGCGGCCGTTGGCGAGCTTGGTGCCGTCCGCCACGACGTCGAAGGCTCGAATCTTGCGCGGCGAGGCGCGAGATTCGACGACGTAGAGCCTCGTCTCGTCGGGTGAAAAGGCCAAACCGTTCGGGCCGTTGATGTCGCCGGCCACCACGGTGGCCCGCCCCGTCGTGCCGTCGACGCGGTAGACGTTCGCCGGCAGCTCCTGCGGTGCCGGGTGCCCCTCATAGTAGCCGAGAATGCCGAACGGCGGATCGGTGAACCAGACCGAGCCGTCCGACTTTACCACGACATCGTTCGGCGAGTTGAGCGGTTTCCCATCGAACCGGTCGAGCAGTACCGTGATCGTCCCGTCGTACTCGGTGCGGGTCACGCGCCGGGCGTCGTGCTCGCAGGTGATCAAACGGCCCTGACGGTCGCGCGTGTTGCCGTTGGCGTTGTTGGACGGCCGGCGGAAGACCCCGACCGCGCCGGTTTCGTCCTCCCATTTCAAGATGCGGTTGTTCGGGATGTCGCTCCACAGCAGGAACCGTCCGTCGCCGAACCACACCGGTCCCTCCGCCCAGCGGCACCCGGTGGCCAGACGTTCGACCGCGGCCTGCGCGAGCCGATACTTGGCGAAGCCCGGATGCAGCACCCGCACCGCGGGATCGGGGTACCGGTGGCTCGGCTCCCACATGCTCCTAACGCCCGTTTACGCCGTGGTACCGCGCCTGACCGTCTGTCGTGCTCCACCTCCATTGACGCGGGTGCGATGGTTCCGGGGTTCACCTGCCAGTATAATCCAGGCGCACGGGCGACGTTACGGGGGGCCGATCACCAGGCCGGGCACGGTCGTCGACTCCATGAATCGTCGCTCCGACAGGGACTCTTGCTTCCGAGTGGGCACCGCTTTGGGATTCGGGAAGAAGAGCGTGATGCTGTGCAGATTGACGGCGACGAAGCCGGCGACGATGAGCCCGGCGTCCCCCTCCAGCTTCGTGATTCTGGCGTCGGTCAGCGGGATGAACGCCGTTTCCCGCGCGTTGAGATCGTCCAGGAGCCGGACGCCGCTGTCGAAGCTGTGGTAAAGTCCTTCGATCCTATGCGTCGCGGTATAGATGACGACCGGGAGGGCACCCTTCTTGACCTTG contains:
- a CDS encoding 5'-3' exonuclease H3TH domain-containing protein, encoding MIVHLLDGTYELFRHFYGLRRFNTGEDSPFGAVNGVLHSILQMIETGATHVGVATDHVIESFRNDLWSGYKTGEGIEPALLAQFRPLEDALRAMGVAVWPMTDLEADDGLASAAQIASGNEEVERVCIWTPDKDLAQCVRGARVVQVDRKNHKILDAEGVRAKFGVAPVLIPDFLALVGDSADGYPGIPGIGPVKAARLVNRYGVIENFPPAALSEERREAALLFKDLATLRTDARLFRDVDELRWRGPTEAFAACSKRLGDARLLERSLKALAK
- a CDS encoding ring-cleaving dioxygenase → MRPGEIGGIHHITAIAGDPQGNVDFYAGILGLRLVKQTVNYDDPGTYHLYFGDQVGRPGTILTFFPWPGAPRGRHGVGQATIVSFAVPPHSLGFWEARLRTREIGVERRESPFDEPLLEFSDPDGLQLELVADSRPDPGRAWAAPSVPVSQAIRGFHSVALLERGYDDTEALLTEVMGFRLAQTVGHRRRYVVGDGGLATWVDVVGGPDAPPGHVAVGTVHHVAWRTPDEAAQQGWRRRLIEEGLSVTPVRDRQYFRSIYFREPGGVLFEIATEGPGFAVDEPPDALGAQLTLPPWLEPQRGVLTARLPELHVPRPGPR
- a CDS encoding DUF5996 family protein, yielding MRDTEAWPALPLEAWRETRDTLHMWTQIVGKIRLKLTPHVNHWWEVPFYLTSRGLTTTPIPYGDGTFDAAFDFIDHVLALQTSSGRTETIALRPRSVADFYHDVIGTLQRLAIDVRIWTKPSEYPNPIRFEEDRRHASYDAAYAHRFWRILLRADTILKEFRGRFIGKASPVHFFWGGFDLAVTRFSGRRAPPIEGADSMTREGYSHEVSSCGFWTGSGGIIDAAFYSYAAPEPPGFKEARIRPAAASYSAEFSNFVLMYEDVRSAADPRATVLEFLQSTYEAAATLGQWDRANLEFP
- a CDS encoding SMP-30/gluconolactonase/LRE family protein, with amino-acid sequence MWEPSHRYPDPAVRVLHPGFAKYRLAQAAVERLATGCRWAEGPVWFGDGRFLLWSDIPNNRILKWEDETGAVGVFRRPSNNANGNTRDRQGRLITCEHDARRVTRTEYDGTITVLLDRFDGKPLNSPNDVVVKSDGSVWFTDPPFGILGYYEGHPAPQELPANVYRVDGTTGRATVVAGDINGPNGLAFSPDETRLYVVESRASPRKIRAFDVVADGTKLANGRVLIDAGPGTPDGFRCDVDGNLWCGWGMGEPELDGVRIFSPAGEPIGHIALPERCANLCFGGLRRNRLFMAASTSLYSLYVNTQGAPGV